Part of the Hevea brasiliensis isolate MT/VB/25A 57/8 chromosome 16, ASM3005281v1, whole genome shotgun sequence genome is shown below.
GAGGCACATGACTGTTACTCTGAATAAGCATCTGCTTAAGATCATAGAACACTTCAGTGTCGTACAGAGTCAAAAATGTTGTAGCTACACCTGACTTTCCAGCACGGCCTGTTCGTCCAATACGATGGGTGTACATTTCAATATTCCCAGGCATATCATAATTAATGACATGGGCCACATCAGGTATATCTATCCCACGACCAGCAACATCAGTAGCAACAAGCACATTATATCTCTTTGTCCTAAAACCTTCAAGGCTAATTTCCCTTTGCTCCTGGGACTTCCCACCATGCAAAGTTGTCACGCGATATCCTGCCCTATCCAGATTCTTGGCAACAGTGTCTGCATTCTTTTTGGTGTTAACAAACACAATTGCTGTCTTGTCTCCAGCCTCATCAAGCAATCTTTGTAACTTGGGAAATTTCTCTGATTCCTTCATCATGATCACGTGTTGAGATATTAAGTCTGTCGCCTTTCCAGCAGTGCCAATGTTGACCACAACTGGGTTTCTTAAGTACTTCCTTGCAAGGCGCTCCACAGCAGGTGGCATAGTGGCACTGAACATATAAGTGGTGCGGTAAATCTTTTTCTCGTCAAGCTCTTCATCTTCATTCTCTGGTTTTAAATTGCTCGAAGGCATTGCATCCAATACTCCCACAACCTGGGGTTCAAAACCCATGTCTATCATGCGATCAGCTTCATCAAGAACAACATAATTACACTGATTCAAGACAGCATATCGCCTCTCCAAGCAATCAAGCAAACGACCTGGAGTAGCAATGACTACCTCACACCCTTGTCTAATCCTAAAACCTTGCTCCTCAATGGACTGTCCACCAACAATGGAAACCACTTTGATACCCAAGTAATGAGCAAACTTCACAGTCTCATCCTCAATCTGCTGTGCCAGTTCACGAGTAGGTGCCATTACAACAGCATAAGGCCCCTCTGCCTCGTTGTCCTCACTCATGGGGGGCAACCTCGAGATGTAAGTTAACATAGGCAAAACAAAGGCCGCAGTCTTACCAGAACCGGTCTCCGCAATTCCAATCACATCGCGCTGTTGTAGTCCCAGTGGAATAGCCGCCATCTGAATGGGGGATGGTTTCTTGTAACCAGCCCTCTCAACTGCTTTCAACAACTCTGTACTGAGTTTACTCTCAGCCCAACTCCTCATAGGCCGAGGAATTTTTGATCCCTTGTAGGAAATGTTGAAATCCTCTCTAAAAATCCTCCAATCTCTCTCAGTCATTTCATCGAGCTTCTTCTCGGACCAATGCCTATCAACTCTCATATCGAAAGTATCATATAAATCAGCAGCTTCTTCTTTAAGTTTCCTGGCGGCGGCCTCCTCAGGCTTCTCCTCGACGCCCTCCtttcttctaatctcttccaTCATCTCCTTCTCATTCTTGGCGGCGAGCTTCTTCTGCTCCCTGCGATCCATTCCAGCACGAAACCCTCGACCGAACAAGAGCTGAGCCTCGTGAGGGTTTTGATACAAGGAATTCATATCTCTAGACGTATCCTCAGTGTTCTCCCAATCAAAAGAAAATCGAAACTTCTCGCTAGGTTTAATTACCCTCTTCTTAGGTTTTTTAGATCCTAGATACTGCTCCTTAATCGACTCAAGCTCCTTCTCACGCTCTCTGTCAGCTAATTTCTCCAATCGAGTACGCTCCCGAGCCTTGGCCTCCTCTTCGCGTTCCCGTTCACGGTCGCGTTCACGGCGCGAGGAGCGGTCTCTGTCACGGTCACGGTCACGGTCTCTTTCCCTATCCCGATCTCTATCGCGGTCACGTCGGTCAGAATCAGAGGGCTTTTGGTTGCTGTTGCTGTTAGGGTCCGAGGAAGGGCGGATTTGAGAGAGAAGCTGTTGCTGCTGTAGTTTCTGCTGCCGGATTTCTTCTTGGCGTCGCTCGAGAGCCAACTGCTCGCGTTGGGCTTTGGTCAAGAAGACAGGTTTCTTAGCAGTGGCGGTGGTGGCGCCGCTAATGTCATTGACGGCGCGCTTCATGGTGACGGTTGAGAGAAGGGCAACGAAAGGGAAAGGGGAGGAAAGGAATCGCTTGGTTAATTGCAGGAGGGGAAAAGAAACGAGGGAAGTCCAACAAATCGATAGATTCACGCTTCCAGAACCCGAAGGCTGGGATCCGCTGTGTGTGCTTCTTGCGGAGATGATAAATGGTAATGATTGCTTGCTGCTGTGGTTAATCTAAGTGAGCGTACTTGTGATTTTGCAAGATTAGAATCAACAATCGCTTTCGCTAAATTAATCCTGGCCGTTAAAATAAAGAAACCATTTTTTCatagtaaaatttattattttttttaaatataattc
Proteins encoded:
- the LOC110636670 gene encoding DEAD-box ATP-dependent RNA helicase 21, with translation MKRAVNDISGATTATAKKPVFLTKAQREQLALERRQEEIRQQKLQQQQLLSQIRPSSDPNSNSNQKPSDSDRRDRDRDRDRERDRDRDRDRDRSSRRERDREREREEEAKARERTRLEKLADREREKELESIKEQYLGSKKPKKRVIKPSEKFRFSFDWENTEDTSRDMNSLYQNPHEAQLLFGRGFRAGMDRREQKKLAAKNEKEMMEEIRRKEGVEEKPEEAAARKLKEEAADLYDTFDMRVDRHWSEKKLDEMTERDWRIFREDFNISYKGSKIPRPMRSWAESKLSTELLKAVERAGYKKPSPIQMAAIPLGLQQRDVIGIAETGSGKTAAFVLPMLTYISRLPPMSEDNEAEGPYAVVMAPTRELAQQIEDETVKFAHYLGIKVVSIVGGQSIEEQGFRIRQGCEVVIATPGRLLDCLERRYAVLNQCNYVVLDEADRMIDMGFEPQVVGVLDAMPSSNLKPENEDEELDEKKIYRTTYMFSATMPPAVERLARKYLRNPVVVNIGTAGKATDLISQHVIMMKESEKFPKLQRLLDEAGDKTAIVFVNTKKNADTVAKNLDRAGYRVTTLHGGKSQEQREISLEGFRTKRYNVLVATDVAGRGIDIPDVAHVINYDMPGNIEMYTHRIGRTGRAGKSGVATTFLTLYDTEVFYDLKQMLIQSNSHVPPELAKHEASKFKPGTIPDRPPRRNDTVFAH